A genomic window from Brassica oleracea var. oleracea cultivar TO1000 chromosome C8, BOL, whole genome shotgun sequence includes:
- the LOC106309132 gene encoding aspartic proteinase oryzasin-1-like — protein MSNDAVEIGGLRIKQQAFIEATEAPGRRIYERPWDGIFGISGLSKSTITGARPIWRTMMDEGVVTKKVFSIWLRRYSDSGENGGEIVFGGIDQEHFTGAHTYVDAEGPHNTFKINSFFVGKIDTKVCSKGCKVLVDSGSTYIRGPPNLIVKINKQIGIAADCSNYDKLSEVISFTIAAKTFTLTPRDYIERKNGKCKSVFADATTDLCNISADTSRVYLALKEIMADVLSNLHDIQKSLEFWQCRAEVNQSINTTTMFHVFFA, from the exons ATGAGCAACGATGCGGTCGAGATAGGCGGGTTACGCATCAAACAGCAAGCGTTCATCGAGGCAACTGAAGCTCCGGGTAGACGGATTTACGAAAGGCCGTGGGATGGCATATTTGGAATTTCCGGCCTATCGAAATCGACCATCACAGGAGCTCGTCCCATCTGGAGAACGATGATGGATGAAGGGGTGGTTACAAAGAAAGTGTTCTCGATATGGCTTCGACGGTACAGTGATTCTGGTGAAAACGGTGGAGAAATAGTCTTTGGAGGTATAGACCAAGAGCACTTCACCGGAGCTCATACCTACGTTGATGCGGAAGGGCCGCATAACACCTTCAAGATTAACTCCTTTTTTGTGGGCAAAATTGACACGAAAGTTTGCTCCAAGGGATGCAAAGTTCTTGTGGACTCGGGGAGTACATACATTCGTGGTCCACCG AATTTGATCGTCAAGATTAATAAGCAAATCGGAATAGCAGCAGACTGCTCTAATTATGACAAGCTGTCTGAAGTTATAAGCTTCACAATAGCCGCAAAAACTTTTACCCTCACACCACGTGAT TACATTGAGAGAAAGAATGGTAAATGCAAGAGTGTATTCGCGGATGCTACGACTGATTTATG CAACATCTCGGCCGATACGTCTAGGGTTTACCTTGCGTTGAAGGAGATAATGGCTGACGTTCTCTCCAACTTGCATGATATCCAAAAGAGTTTGGAGTTTTGGCAATGTAGAGCTGAGGTGAATCAATCAATCAACACAACAACAATGTTCCATGTCTTTTTCGCTTGA
- the LOC106311233 gene encoding probable polygalacturonase At3g15720, with product MKSSYHPHIMEIIVRVVFVLTLVNFGILNGQVYDVLKFGAKGDGTTDDSEAFVEAWKAMCSSGGSNKTLLVPSDNTFLLQPLVFQGPCNSLSVQVQLEGKIVAPLNKAAWSDFKSYEWVCFNKIIGLTVRGSGTITGHGSSFWEANLPASKRPTQLHFEGCNNLEINGITSFDSPRNHISIHDCRQVKITQIKLIAPGDSPNTDGIDISASTDVEIYDTIVGTGVDCVALNSGSININIARMRCGPGHGISVGSLGKDGEESTVENIQVTNCTFNETNNGARIKTWPNGKGYARNIVFKDIMLTETKNPIIINQQYIDKGRIDLEESSAVAISNVTFMDFHGTSRQDEIIKIDCSEVTCCKDIVLDRIDITTVDGNKPIAECSNAYGNSTNAYDSCLKTE from the exons ATGAAATCATCGTATCATCCTCACATAATG GAAATCATAGTACGTGTTGTGTTTGTGTTGACGTTAGTAAATTTTGGAATTTTAAATGGTCAAGTCTATGATGTCCTTAAATTTGGTGCTAAGGGAGATGGTACTACCGATGATTCAGAG GCGTTTGTAGAAGCATGGAAAGCTATGTGTAGTAGTGGTGGGAGTAATAAAACCCTCCTTGTTCCTTCAGATAATACCTTTTTACTACAACCTCTAGTGTTTCAAGGTCCTTGTAACTCTCTATCTGTACAAGTTCAG TTGGAAGGAAAGATTGTCGCCCCTCTTAACAAAGCAGCATGGTCAGACTTTAAGTCATACGAATGGGTTTGTTTTAATAAAATCATCGGTCTAACGGTCCGTGGTTCAGGAACAATCACTGGACATGGTTCATCTTTCTGGGAG GCCAATTTGCCAGCTTCTAAACGCCCTACT CAATTGCATTTTGAAGGTTGCAATAATCTTGAAATAAATGGAATAACCTCATTCGATAGCCCGAGAAACCATATCTCAATCCACGATTGCAGACAAGTGAAAATCACGCAAATAAAACTTATCGCGCCTGGTGATAGTCCTAACACCGATGGAATTGATATTTCAGCATCAACTGATGTAGAAATATACGACACTATCGTTGGAACTG GAGTTGATTGTGTAGCTTTAAACAGTGGAAGTATAAATATTAACATCGCAAGGATGCGATGTGGTCCTGGACATGGAATAAG TGTCGGAAGTTTAGGAAAAGATGGAGAAGAATCTACAGTTGAGAACATCCAAGTGACCAACTGCACTTTCAATGAGACGAACAATGGAGCGAGAATTAAGACATGGCCG AATGGAAAAGGATATGCAAGGAATATAGTTTTCAAGGATATCATGCTCACTGAAACCAAAAATCCAATTATAATCAATCAACAGTATATAGACAAGGGACGTATCGACTTAGAG GAATCATCAGCAGTGGCGATTAGCAATGTGACATTCATGGATTTTCATGGAACATCACGACAAGATGAGATTATAAAGATAGATTGCAGCGAAGTCACATGTTGCAAAGATATCGTTCTAGATAGAATTGACATTACTACGGTCGATGGAAATAAGCCAATAGCTGAATGCAGTAACGCGTATGGAAATTCGACCAATGCTTATGATAGTTGCTTGAAGACAGAGTGA
- the LOC106309133 gene encoding cardosin-F-like: MTISLRFIIAAGLILFLSRYATGQAMMRIPLKSTKTLWNKDDVTLTNVNDNTYFGQIMVGTPGQPFNVLFDTGSFDLWVPSLKWPKPGSKRYRSSASKTYKPNGKKAEVRYGTGSLKGFMSNDAVEIGGVRIKQQAFIEATEAPGRRIYERPWDGIFGLSGLSKSTITGACPIWRTMMDEGVVTKKVFSIWLPRYSDSAEDGGEIVFGGIDQEHFTGAHTYVDAEGLLNKFMKYSFYVGKVDTKVCSKGCKVVVDSGSTYIRGPPNLIVKINKQIRVTADCSNYDKLSEVISFTIAAKTFTLTPRHYIERKNGKCKSVFVDAVTDFWQLGTPFIRAFHTVWDYQTPGTVKVGFAKSKIISLIISYLLVI, translated from the exons ATGACTATTAGCTTAAGGTTTATTATAGCTGCTGGTCTTATTCTTTTCCTTTCTCGATATGCTACAG GTCAAGCCATGATGAGAATCCCACTCAAAAGTACGAAAACTTTGTGGAACAAGGACGATGTAACTTTAACAAATGTTAATGACAATACTTACTTCGGGCAAATTATGGTAGGAACTCCGGGTCAGCCTTTCAACGTGTTGTTTGACACCGGGAGTTTCGACCTGTGGGTTCCTTCTTTAAAATGGCCTAAACCGGGAAGCAAAAGGTATAGATCAAGCGCATCAAAAACTTATAAACCCAATG GGAAGAAAGCAGAAGTCAGATACGGAACAGGTTCTCTGAAGGGGTTCATGAGCAACGATGCGGTAGAGATAGGCGGGGTACGCATCAAGCAGCAAGCATTCATCGAGGCAACTGAAGCTCCGGGTAGACGGATTTACGAAAGGCCATGGGATGGCATATTTGGACTTTCAGGCCTATCGAAATCGACCATCACAGGAGCTTGTCCCATCTGGAGAACGATGATGGATGAAGGAGTGGTTACAAAGAAAGTGTTCTCCATATGGCTTCCACGGTACAGTGATTCTGCTGAAGATGGTGGGGAGATAGTCTTTGGAGGCATAGACCAAGAGCACTTCACGGGAGCTCATACCTACGTTGATGCTGAAGGGCTGCTTAACAAATTTATGAAGTACTCCTTTTATGTGGGCAAAGTTGACACGAAAGTTTGCTCCAAGGGATGCAAAGTTGTTGTGGACTCGGGGAGTACATACATTCGTGGTCCACCG AATTTGATCGTCAAGATTAATAAGCAAATCAGAGTAACAGCAGACTGCTCTAATTATGACAAGCTGTCTGAAGTTATAAGTTTCACAATAGCTGCAAAGACTTTTACCCTCACACCACGCCAT TACATTGAGAGAAAGAATGGGAAATGCAAGAGTGTATTCGTGGATGCCGTAACTGATTTCTG GCAACTTGGCACGCCATTCATTCGAGCATTTCATACTGTTTGGGACTACCAGACTCCAGGAACCGTTAAAGTCGGATTCGCCAAGTCCAAAATAATTTCTCTTATTATCTCCTACCTTCTGGTG ATTTGA